GCTcggccgggcggcggggcccggtCGGTGCCGGTAAGGGTGAGCGCGGGCGgggctgtgtgtgtggttttgctgcCCTGCCCAGCGGGGGTAACTGTGGCCCGGTAGCGGGGCTCTGGCGCCCCTCAGGCCCGGCGGCAGCGCGGGGCCGGCCGCTCGAGGCGGCCGCCTCACCCCGCAGCGCCCGGCACCGCCATCCCCAGAGGTGCTCTTCCAGCGACTTTCCGGAGGGTTTAGTCTTAGGCGTGTTGAACGCTGCAAATACAGAGCCCGCAGAGCAGCTGAGAGCTCCGCTCAGCCTGcgggaaacaggaaaaatgtggATGCCGCCAGGcctcctgcctggctctgcctggcTATAAAGCAGGACAGTCTGATCTAGTTTCCCAGCCTGCTCTTTAGTTCCCACTCTACTACTTGAAACCTGCCGTCTTCTTATCTTTATTGCTATTGTTTGTACTCGGATAATGGTAACTTGTGTTACTGGAGTCTGTCAGCATCCATCATACAGGTGCTTTCAGAAGAGAGATTTGCACATCTCTTTGCACAGATAATGTGCACAAGAAGCAGACTTTGCCTTGTGTTGCTACTGGTGTTACTTGTTGAACTGTTGTGCTAAAAGTAAGTTGTCCTGATCGCTGTCATCGGTTTTGTGGGTTATGACTTGGAATCAGAAGTGGGGAGATACTTTCTTGACTTTTCTGTGCCTTCACAACCAACACTGTCCTGTGAGAGGTGCGTGGTGGTCACAACACAACTAGGTTGTCCACAACACAAACTCTAGCTGTTGTGGAGAACAGCTGTCCAGTAGCTGTCTGTTAAGTTTTACTCATAGGTGTCTTTAAGTTCCCTTCTTCTGCATGCCCTGTTACTACTCTTACTTGCAAATCTGGTcaagtttaagaaaaacagtgtGGAAGTATATTGGCAAGAACTTGGAAATTTTATTGCAACAGCAAGTTTCTGCTTTGTAGGTGAAGCAGTCATATCTCCTGTCAGCCAGATCACTGAAATGTAGCATTTCTAGGACACAGAAATATTataaactttgtttttatttttttctatttatctcCACATTCGTTCTTCATCTCTCTTCAATGACCCCGAAACAcaagaaattcagttttcatttgaagattttcttaacagtggaaaaaaaatcttctgaaatCTGAAGGCCATTCTGTTTTAGGGGAATGATGGCCTCCTTAGaacctttggggttttttcccctagcTGAGTAATGTGCTTGAGATTCAGCTCGTTTCTTCTATAGACAAAGGCAgagtcttttctctcttctctcagcTGAGCTTCTTATTAATCAAGGTTGGTGTTCTCTGGCACAGAGTTCGGTAATCCAAGCTGTCATTTACAGTGTTGCAACCAGTGTCTGCACAGGGCAGAGCACTGTCCTCTCATCTTTATTAACATGACAGTTGTCATTTGGGAAAGTGTATTCATCAAATCACTTAATAGCAGTGTGTCTTGTGGGTCAGCAAAAATGGCTTGGCAAAGAAGTCATAAACAGTAAACCCTACAAGTTTTGAAAGTCTGGGCACCACAAACATTAGTTCACTTGCTACGTGTTctaaaaaggaatattttgtgttcagctggagaaaggaTTTGAGTTTCAGGTCCCTGTTAAATGCTATCCTTGTTTCTGTGAAATCATATACATGTCTTCTGGTCAAATTAGTGTAAAAAATCCTGAAAGCATTTGTgatttcctccccccccctGCTTCTAAACACGAAAGCTTCAGTTTGGTTTAGGTAATCTGTTCTAGTTCTAGTGAAGaacagtgctttgttttgataGTGCTGCTTGTTCTGTTTCAGTATAGCTTcatgaaataaatgtatgtttGCTCCATGGATCCATCCATGCTGCATCTAACACTAGGGTTGGGTTATTGGAGCTTAACTCCGCTAGAAACAGCTGTTTGAGGTCCAGGATGTCTGTAAAGTCACAGTAGAAATTGCTTCTACAGGGTTAGCAGCTCGGTTTTGGGGAGCAAATCCCGGGAAAGAAGAATGAGATGTGGTCTCCTCCAGATGGGCTGCCAGAATTCAGGAAGCAACACTGGTCAGTTGCCTGGAGcatgctgtgctgggcagaCACTGAGCTGGGCTGGTCTTGGAGAGGGGAGGAGTGGGCTGAGCATCATCTGTGTTTGGGAAAGGAAGTTTGGACAGGAGAATGCTGGCACAGCATGGGGCATTCCATGGCTGCCTATTCCACCTTTGGggaagataatttttattttattgtatataCAAGATGTGTAGAAAACGTAAGTAACACAGATAGGCATATGGAGGATGCGATGATGTCTTCAGAGATGTCAGAATGCATTTCCTGCATTTAAAATTGTGCTGTTTAGGTAATACAGTGAATACATTAACACTTAGGGGATCTCTGTTATCCATTTTTAGGAAGAGATAGGCAGTTTATTGGACAAGCATGTGGAATTCTCTGCAACCCTTTTCCAGATGATCTTCTTTGGAAGAGACAATGGCTGCTTTGAAATTTCTGTAGTGGCTTTATTGAAGGAGAATTCCTAGTACGAGATATTATTCTGTCTGCAATGATAACGCTTCTTGTTAGACACAAAGAATCAAATCTCTGCATATAGTCTGTTTAGGATCATTTATTGTAAAGCAGTGGCCTCTTTGAAATAAGTAACCAGTCCTTTGTGTCTGCAttggtgaaaataaataagttaAGAAAACTATATATAAATACTTCTCTACTATGTGTAAATGATAGATGTATAGAAGTATAGATGATACATGTAATAGAgcctaaaaaacaaaacatgttctattgaaaacctgaaaattaagGGAAAAGTGTATTCTAGTGAAAGAAATTGTCATAATTGAGTACAAGCTTTGTTttttgcagaggcagcaggattGTGACTTGCACTTACACGATCAGCAACTGGAAAAATGCCTGAGCCTAAAAATAACTTGTCTTTACAGGAGGATGTTATAAATGGTACTTCAGACTTGAGTGAAGTGAAAAAGCCAGATGAAAAAGAATCTGTTGTAAAAAGCACAATGACTCTGATTGAGAAGAATGGCTGTCACGACACCGTATACATAAACGCAGCTAAGATTTTTCAAGGCATTCACACTGAAAAGTCTAAGGATAGAATGCTGGTGCGGTATGCGGGTGACTCAGCAGCTCCCGTGCTGGCTTTTAAAGATGTGTCTTCCCAGCGTCTGTCTTATGAACTGGCTTTCAATGCTCTAAAATGTAAGTACAAAACTTTTCCAAGAAGTGCCAACAGAAACGACGCAGCAGAGAAAATATGGCAAAACGGTGTTTAGCTTCTGTCTGACAGCATAGATCTTTTGTTAAAGGGTTTTTGTTAAACCACACGTTACTACTACACTACTCATATCCCTCAAATATTTAAGTATCTCTAAGGATCAGCATGTTGTGAAATCAAATATTTCAACTCTCTACTTTCTCATGGAAGAGAATTATACGTATTTGGCGTTGCTACTGTTTGTGATTGAATTTGCCCTTAATTTTCATGATGTTTaaactttcagctttttatttaatgatttttaattttttcttttccttccacaggATCTTGTAGATTTCATAGCATAACTtgtcaatgttttctttttttttgcagatcAAGATCTCCTTGAAGAAATGCTGTTAGATAGTTGTGTCTACCCGTGCCATTCAATAGTAAGTGAACATTTTTGTgaggaaataaattttttttaatgtaattagaATATTTTCTGAGAATTCCGCAACATTCTTTGAAACAGTTGTTTTGAACTATATGGTAGCCTCTGAGACTGaaatattgctgctgctgttgtctaAAGCATCAGTCTCCAAGGTATTAGCTATGTTGTTTATGAGTTTCTTGTTGCACCTTACTGCTTCAaatggagcagctctgtggaaagggacctggggcTCCTGGTGGACAAGCAGCTcagtgaacagtgtgcagctgcagcagagaaggcCAGCAGGCTATATTAACAAGGGCACcaccagcagagagaaaggagttgttatcccactctactcagtgcttgtcaggccacacctggaatactcTGTTCAGATTTGGTCCCTGCTATataaaaaagatgtggacaggctggagagggtccagagaagggccacaaagatggtcaaaggactgggaagctggatgaggaaaggctgagagaatgGGGTTCATTCAGCCTTGAGGAAAGAGTGCTagggggagaccttatcaccatgttccagtatttaaaggaaCCATGgggtaatgggtacaagttaatcctggggagattccagttggacacaagaggaaaatttttcacaatgagcTGTAGGAATAATCTCCTCAGGGAAGTGAGTTCCCCAACACTGGGAACTTtcaagattcagctggacagggggctgggccatcttgtctagaccctgcttttgccaagaaaggttggaccagatgatccttgaggtcccttccaagctggtattctgtgattctgtgattcttcaaagaaagaaggTAGGATAATGAACCATAATGCTACTGCACTGTAATATGTGCTCACTGATATTGTCCATGAGCCAGTGCATGTCCATGTGCTGTTTTTCCCAGCTATGTCCCCCTGTGAGTGGTGAAAAAAGTCATGTTCTCTTCCTGTCCGTGGGAGTTGGAAAGCATGAAGTGAACCCCATCAAACAAAAGTATGCACTGAACCCATGTCTCATTTCCTAGGCAATGTACTGAATGCAAATATTGTACTGACAAAAATTGGTCCACTTTACTCTCTCAACGTGCTTTCCTGCTTTGACCTGAAAAGCAAATCTAGAGCTAGCAGAGTAATCCGCTGCTATCCCTTCCAGTTTAGTCTTTGATGGCTTTGAAAATTACAAGATGTTATTTGTGGAGATTGATGCGAGCAGGCAAATGATCTAACACACTTgggttttggcttgtttttgTAAGGAAGTAAGACTTGTGGTAACATTTTGTTTGGTGGTATTCCCTGAATAACTTGAGTTTTCTAGCTAATTTCAGTCCTATTTATGAGAGGGTAGGAATTTTTGAAGGCATAGGAACTGTAGGAATTTCATGAAAAGAGGTAGACAAGAGTAAGTTAAGTGCTGATAATTACTGTCCCTAATAGAGAAGATGCTCCCTGCTTTAAACATTTAGACATGGGAAGGAGATTTTACATACGTCCCTACTGCAGAATGGTTGTTATAGCTGAGCTTATCGGTTGTTACACACTGAACCATCCCACAAGAGGCAAATTGATAGGCAAGAGGCTTTTGTTAGCATAGCTATTCAAAGAACTACTATAGGAGGAGAGAATAATTTCAAGGTTTAAATTCTGATAGCATTAAAAGCTATTAAGATAGAGTATATTATCTGTGTGTATGGAGAATGTTTTAATTCAGATAAGCTAAATGACTTTTAAATTGTATatttgagtttttaaaaaattcttcagtgttttaCTAACTCTCCATGAGGAACTATTCTTAGAAATCAGAGTTTCATTGGAGTTTTTAATGCCACTCACATGGGAGACTGCTGCTCGGTATGGATCTTTTTGCGGAAGTACGGCATGCTTTGTGTCACTTTATCcagttgcttttctgttgcagCCAGATGAATTAACCAGCTTACTGGTTGTGATGCTTTATGACCTACAAGACCGAAAGTTTCAAGCACGAGAGATTTCTGATGAGGACGAGCCTGTAGCAGACGTTCGGAAAGTAGAGCATTATCTAAGCAGGTATACCTGCAAAAACCTCTCTTTGTTGATGTATGTTAGCAGAAGTACAGACTTGTATAACCAGTACCTTTGTTAAAATAGTTATTACAGAGGTCTTTGATCTTAACTATTACAGAGGTCTCTCATCTTCAAATTTTGCaggctttgtttttatttttaatgagaaccTATTTTGGGGGGAAACTTTCATGTTTCTGTACTTAAGGAAAATGCAGCTAACCATCTTTCTATTGTGGATTACTTAGCTAGAATCTTATTTTGGAGTTGCTGAAATTTTTTCATAcaattttagaaaagaaattaaatagtaaACATTCATAACTATGAGTGTAATAGAGTCAAGAGGTCATGGAATGGCATAACATCCATTTGTTCAGCAAAACTTCTATTATGGAACTTGGCTCTAATtatctaaaataataaatatttaacaaaagaaaaggatatacgtgaaataagcattttaagTAGTGTTCAAGTATTTCTTTTGTCAGTCTGTTGATGAACTCAACAGGCATTTGTTGAACAGAATTGTGTTGCTGCTGAGTTTAGAATAGCCCCAAAAGTTCATAAGTGCAAGGTATTTCTGGAGGGCAGTAAGTAATATGCCTTGACATCTAAAGTAGCTCACCAGCAATTTGTATTTACTTTGAATTAACATCTATCAAGATTATGCATAAAGATTATGGAAAGACTGGGAATATTTCCTCTGACATTTTCGCATAATAATAATAGGACTGACTCCTGGTTGCCGTCATCCTTGTGTTGTTTCTGTACAGATTTAGAGGGCAGCTTTCATCAAATGCTCAGTCTGCACATATGTGTGTTTATATCTTCAAACATGCCAAAAAATTTGATGATCGTATCCCACAGGTTGCAGTTCCAAAACatatttgtggtttttgttttttttttatagttgtCTGAGAAAACTGACATATTCACCTGTCATCATTCCAGTCTTGTCCATTTAAGTAAAACAGTCTTAGTTGTGTACTCCTACCTTGCATCTGCTGTTGTCTGGGGTAGAAAATGTCCTAtaacttgtattttctgtagCAGCCTGCAAAACAAGGCCtcacttttggttttggtttctgagCAAGATAGTAATATAATAGAAATGTTGCATGTTAATAGCTGATGTAAACTCTTATAAAACTTACTAAACTTGTGACTATGTTTTTGTAGTTTTAAGACCAAATTGGCAGCTGCACTGGCAAGATATCGCATCAAACATGATGCTCCTTCAATTGAATATGTTCTACCAGAAGCCATACAGAAGCAGCACCAAAGGGCTTCTGCTTTACCATTGTGTGTTTggataaacacatttaaaatcagGTAAGGTCCTTTAAGTATCATCTAATACTGATGTTTTTACGTAGGAAGTCTTAAAGTTTGCTACACACTTGTTCTAGAATTTCCAGGTTATATTATTACCAGTAATTTAAGTTTCTTACGTTAGATTCTGCTTAGTCCAGTGACATTGCATTATGTTTCTTTGTAGCTTTTATACAGTGCAGTAATGGTATTCATGAACTGTAACAAAGTtgtgaaacagtttttcttacTATTCTGTTGCTTGTGTGGGTTTTTCACCAattaaataaggaaataaagttAGAAAATACCGTGTGGGTGAGTAAACTCTGTgatgaaaaatagagaaagagaaaacttctttaaaagTGGATGTGTTACTGTAAGCCATAGTCTTGGCTAAGGGTGTTAAGATagatacaaaacaaaatgtaaacttgaaataaaaataccctTCAATAATCCTTATATTCAGTGGTCTACTATATATGTTCCCAGTTCCGTAGTAACCGATACGTGAACCATACCAGATTATCCTGTTATCTGTTTTGTTAGACAGGTAATCCATGGATATGGTTTtcaagaattttgttttcatactcTTGTCTTGGACCAATGTTCTGTGCTTAGGTTACAGGCTCTTCAAGATAGAGAAGGTGTCTTACTCTGGTTGTGATTTCACAACCCTTCAATAAGACTGAACTGAAAGCTACTGCGTTGATCCTACATTTAATGTACCGTATAAGCTTTTGGTATTGTctgaaactgcatttcagcaaaCACGTCTTGTTGTATATGCCTTTAAATCTTTATGATATTTGAATTGCAAACCTCAGCATTTTTGCCTTCATTACATTTACACAAAGATTATTTCAGTTATCAGCCATTAAATTCATTGGCACGCTGAGCTAAATTGAAAGCGTTTGAAAGAACTAAAGTATTCCAGCATAAATTTGCTACAGTGACTCCTGAGCAATGGACATATGTTTTGATGCTTTGAATCATCCTCTGGAGACATATACCTCTTTCTTAATTTATCATCAGACTTATTAATTTAATAGTTTCAAAACAGGATTTATATGCCTAAAATAGAGTAAATTCCCCTTGTGTATTAGGCAGTATTgcaattatatatatatatgtatctgtatacacacacactaaaaAAATACAAGGCAAAAATCCATGTAATCAGCGTGAACTGTATTGCTTAAATAACTCTTACATATTTAATGGTCAGAGTTGTATGTTAACAGCCTTGAAGATGTTTTCAGAGATTTGAAGGAGAAGGGATTCACAAAAGTTAAGTCTGTGTCAGACTTGGACCATCATACGTACGGTGTGGACCAACATTGCGGTGATGTGttggtttttccttcctctcttaaAGAAGAACTGCTTAATTTAGATCTTTTTGCAGATTGCAAACTCTTACTGCAGGTGAGTTGATGTCACCCTTGAATCATACGATCTGCAAACTAATGCTTTACATTAGAATTAGGTTATGTATTGTGTGTCTGTCCTATTACAGGCAGCAACATACTCATAGGGTTTTGGATGTTTTTAATAATTAGGAAGTTAGAAACTGTTTCACTTACTAAATTTAGCATGGAAATATTAATGCTTATAATTGAAAGCTACATTTAAGTTAGtggaatgttttaaatttaatcttaaaaaataaacatcaagAGTTGTCAGAGGCAGTCTCACCACTGAAAATGTGAGCAAAGGTTCTGTGTAACTCTGTGTCCATTACCCCAGTTAGCAGCTAACGGTATGCCAATatgatttcttcctcttcagctgcTTATTTGTGATGGAATGATGACGCTTCTTTCTATTTCGTGCAGTGTGGTTCGAAATAGAAACCTCCACCAGTCCCATTAGTCTTTTCCCTGTCTTGCCATCATTACTCTCCAGGCAAGATTGGTCAGAGGTTCCTGTTATAGAGTGGTGGTTTGGAGTAACAGTGCAACAACACACAACCACAATCAATCTATCTGAAGTGTCTTGATGATTCTTGATTACCTAGCAGAAACGTTTCAAAGAGCATTTTCACTTGAGGCTTAGCATTTTCTGGAAATTCTAGCCTCAAAATATATTACCCAACTTAGAAAGTAATTCAGTATTCCATTTCAGTATGTATATTTTGAATAGAAGACATACAGAAAAGAACTATATATGTGAGCCGCATAGGTCACAGGGACAAATTCTGAGTATTACTACTTAACAATATTCAAAATGAGGTGAGTAGGATGGTACTTGAATGCTGTAAGTGGATACGTAGACATGGATGTGAATGTAAAGGTTCAGtgctcccccttcccctgctaTCATCAGTGTTTGCCAGGTTTGGTGCTAAATATATCTTCATTCTTTgacttttaaagtaatttgaTGGGCATAATGtttgatttctctctctttctctgcatgACTTGTAGTATCAGATCATTTACTCTTGTTGAGGtccctgtgctttctgcatTCAAATCTGTCTCTGTGTTGTTCAAATTTCAGCAAAATCTTGGTCTTTGATCTGTAAGGGCTTAATTTCTCCCATAATTATCGTCAAGAGCTATGTGAATAGTTTTGTATTTCTCGGTTAAGCTGCCTTTGAGGATGAGTTCTGCATAATGTGGTCTATGTCTCTTCTGGATCTGGCTCTTGCTAGGAGTTCCTCCTTCTGGGGATTTCTTTTCACGTATAGATAGTCTTTTCACCTATAGATATTACACTTCTGTATGCATTAGTTAGATTATTTAAATTTAGTGTGTGACTTCATAAGATGTTTGGGTTTATACTTTATTTAATTCTATACTAGCAGCTATCCCTGATTAGTTTTTCTCCTGCCGCCTTTCCCATTTGCCATGAAAACGATGAAATACTTCCCTAATTTGGAAAAGAAGGTTGGCATTCACAGAAACCACATTACTTGGTGATACTTGACTTTTGTGTTATTGTTTTCCAGGACAAGTCTCGCAGCCTTGCTGTACACgctgcacaggcacagctgAATTCAGGTGACGACATTATAGTGGCTCATGGAGGCTCCCATCTGACCATTGCCCATATGTCAGTGCTGACAAATCACAGCACGTCCACaatttttgtttgtggtgtGAAATCTtcagcaaaagaagcagaactGAGGAACTTTTTCAGTCACATGGAATGTACAAGTAGGTTTCAAAACAGTTGGTAtacataaagtattttaatatagaCATTTGTGATGCATATAAGTTTGGCATAACGCTATCAAAATGCAGAGAGAGATCCCTTGTTTAAGGACTTGGGGAGGGCAGTAAGAACTTATTTTTTGTCACAAGGTGCACTGACAGCTCTTCAGCTACAGTTAAATTAATCAAAGGTTGCAGATTAACCGTGTCATATGCTCCTTGAAATGTCAGGGTGAAGTTTTCCATATAAGTAGTTACTGTATAGCAGTTGGTGTAGCTGGTAGCTGGGAACTTTTGGGTCCATTTATTTGATGTCTTGGCTGGTGCTTTCAGTCTGATATCCAGCTGTTTGAGAGTGTTAGTCCAAAACACATGAATTTGTCCAGGTTACCTGGAGGACACAATTGGAACAAAATGCAGCCAGACTCTGGAATCCCATTAGCAGTCTTTTCAGTGGAAGATGCTAAGGTCTAGCTAGTCCTTCCATCTGTCTGAAGTCAGTGGGGCATACTTGGCAGGATCTGGGTCTAGCAGCCTCTAGCTCTATGTAACACCACAGTCTCTTCActttttattgcattaaaaTTAGGCAGCCTTGCTTGCATGTGGAACTGtagagtttttcctttttttcagatattcaGCTGTTACATGAAGACTTTACTGAGATTGGACCAACAGACCCAAAACTTCAAAAGGCAAAAGTTATTTTGCTGCTACCACAGTGCTCTGGACTGGGTGCTGGCGACCCAAtagactttattttaaatgagcaCGGAGGTAACTTTTGATACAAGTGCTAGCTCAAGCTTTCTGGTAGCAATAGTATTCAAGTACTGTGGTCTGGACATAGTAGCTGCTTCAGTAAATTGTatcattttataaaaaaaaccctgtctttattttaatcacTATAAGACACATACATTAAATAACTTGGATAATTCTGTGTGTCTGCTTCAACGTGATAGTATGAAGTTTGAGGGTTATTCTGGGGATCAGAGTGTATATagcctttcttttaaagtaaaaagactGTAGGCAGAAAACTTATTTCAAGATACTAATGTGTGTATAATTTTCTGTTGATTACATTCCTTTATTGACTGTTTGTATAAGTCTATTCACTGtacagttttcattaaatagaAGCAAGTAAGAGGCACTAATAATCACAGGtaaagagggaaggaagaatcACTTAGGCACTCATTGGGATTGTTAATTTGTAAAACCTGCCTTCCCCCTGCACCAGGAATAACCAGGTCTGCTACCAAAGCATTTTTTGCAAACAGCTGAATTTCAGACACTGATACAAGTTgcaataataaatttaaaactcTTTGCATTTAGATGCAGGATTACTAAAAGACCTTTTCCAAGGAACTGTAGCCAAGGATAAACTCAGTGTTCTTGCTGAGAGGCAGCTTACTGAGCTGATTCATGCAATGAAATGTAAGTGTGCCAGCTCTCCAGTTTCTGGGAAGACCTTGTACTATCGATTCCATTGTGCTATCACCAGTTTTTCTatagttaaaaatacattgatAATTCTATTAGTTAACAGTAAGTCTGTAACCAAAACCCCTAAATGATGATCTCCTCAAGTCTGAAGGTGTTTCTGTGTCCTAGTGTTCACCAGCCATTGGTACAGAAGTCTTTAGCATTGTGTAGAGAATCGGCTTACTGGCTTAGTCATactctgctttggaaaagttGTAAGTGTAGTCTGACTCCGTCTGCATGCTGCcactttctttccccctcctttgGTAGCTGTGTGGAAAGCCTGGATGCACCTTTGAATTTGTGCTGaaatctgcaaatatttgaaaagattttaattattaaaaccCACTAGAAACTGAATACTGACGTGTGCGGGAGGATGTATTTTATGGGTAGAAGTGACATCCAAGCATAAATTGTTGTGATGCTTTCAGTCCTCACTAAACCACTGTGTGTATGGAGAATTTGAACAGTGGAaaaatcttgtttgttttgtagttAAGGAAGTACAAGCTATTATTTACTGCACGTGTTCAATTTAcgcagaagaaaatgaaagagtaGTGAAGAAAGCACTGGAATCGGGGGTGGAAGGAGATA
The window above is part of the Strigops habroptila isolate Jane chromosome 7, bStrHab1.2.pri, whole genome shotgun sequence genome. Proteins encoded here:
- the NSUN7 gene encoding putative methyltransferase NSUN7 isoform X2 is translated as MPEPKNNLSLQEDVINGTSDLSEVKKPDEKESVVKSTMTLIEKNGCHDTVYINAAKIFQGIHTEKSKDRMLVRYAGDSAAPVLAFKDVSSQRLSYELAFNALKYQDLLEEMLLDSCVYPCHSIPDELTSLLVVMLYDLQDRKFQAREISDEDEPVADVRKVEHYLSSFKTKLAAALARYRIKHDAPSIEYVLPEAIQKQHQRASALPLCVWINTFKISLEDVFRDLKEKGFTKVKSVSDLDHHTYGVDQHCGDVLVFPSSLKEELLNLDLFADCKLLLQDKSRSLAVHAAQAQLNSGDDIIVAHGGSHLTIAHMSVLTNHSTSTIFVCGVKSSAKEAELRNFFSHMECTNIQLLHEDFTEIGPTDPKLQKAKVILLLPQCSGLGAGDPIDFILNEHGVKEVQAIIYCTCSIYAEENERVVKKALESGVEGDKVQPYRLIPPVFDTCSDSNASTETFFKTEPSGISSGCFLAVLAREKDSSANMSAEDILGQAVAKGLLEDILIEKPKKGEKKQKVTQLTRNIAGGVEPKIAELLHRQTVSNIKAEAAVSKAVSNVHQKNVSQTKGGVQLKKSIRPISARALPEVLKHTRPLPPVGKAYGRQTPARKARAEHKRVVLKLANIMFPPAVTPYLSSQGNKAGIPAHHCLHRWSGARGFRGRVLPPPLRKTVRPAVLHPRPWM
- the NSUN7 gene encoding putative methyltransferase NSUN7 isoform X1, with the translated sequence MPEPKNNLSLQEDVINGTSDLSEVKKPDEKESVVKSTMTLIEKNGCHDTVYINAAKIFQGIHTEKSKDRMLVRYAGDSAAPVLAFKDVSSQRLSYELAFNALKYQDLLEEMLLDSCVYPCHSIPDELTSLLVVMLYDLQDRKFQAREISDEDEPVADVRKVEHYLSSFKTKLAAALARYRIKHDAPSIEYVLPEAIQKQHQRASALPLCVWINTFKISLEDVFRDLKEKGFTKVKSVSDLDHHTYGVDQHCGDVLVFPSSLKEELLNLDLFADCKLLLQDKSRSLAVHAAQAQLNSGDDIIVAHGGSHLTIAHMSVLTNHSTSTIFVCGVKSSAKEAELRNFFSHMECTNIQLLHEDFTEIGPTDPKLQKAKVILLLPQCSGLGAGDPIDFILNEHGDAGLLKDLFQGTVAKDKLSVLAERQLTELIHAMKFKEVQAIIYCTCSIYAEENERVVKKALESGVEGDKVQPYRLIPPVFDTCSDSNASTETFFKTEPSGISSGCFLAVLAREKDSSANMSAEDILGQAVAKGLLEDILIEKPKKGEKKQKVTQLTRNIAGGVEPKIAELLHRQTVSNIKAEAAVSKAVSNVHQKNVSQTKGGVQLKKSIRPISARALPEVLKHTRPLPPVGKAYGRQTPARKARAEHKRVVLKLANIMFPPAVTPYLSSQGNKAGIPAHHCLHRWSGARGFRGRVLPPPLRKTVRPAVLHPRPWM
- the NSUN7 gene encoding putative methyltransferase NSUN7 isoform X3, whose amino-acid sequence is MTLIEKNGCHDTVYINAAKIFQGIHTEKSKDRMLVRYAGDSAAPVLAFKDVSSQRLSYELAFNALKYQDLLEEMLLDSCVYPCHSIPDELTSLLVVMLYDLQDRKFQAREISDEDEPVADVRKVEHYLSSFKTKLAAALARYRIKHDAPSIEYVLPEAIQKQHQRASALPLCVWINTFKISLEDVFRDLKEKGFTKVKSVSDLDHHTYGVDQHCGDVLVFPSSLKEELLNLDLFADCKLLLQDKSRSLAVHAAQAQLNSGDDIIVAHGGSHLTIAHMSVLTNHSTSTIFVCGVKSSAKEAELRNFFSHMECTNIQLLHEDFTEIGPTDPKLQKAKVILLLPQCSGLGAGDPIDFILNEHGDAGLLKDLFQGTVAKDKLSVLAERQLTELIHAMKFKEVQAIIYCTCSIYAEENERVVKKALESGVEGDKVQPYRLIPPVFDTCSDSNASTETFFKTEPSGISSGCFLAVLAREKDSSANMSAEDILGQAVAKGLLEDILIEKPKKGEKKQKVTQLTRNIAGGVEPKIAELLHRQTVSNIKAEAAVSKAVSNVHQKNVSQTKGGVQLKKSIRPISARALPEVLKHTRPLPPVGKAYGRQTPARKARAEHKRVVLKLANIMFPPAVTPYLSSQGNKAGIPAHHCLHRWSGARGFRGRVLPPPLRKTVRPAVLHPRPWM